The stretch of DNA CTCCGCCTGCATTTTGAGTTAGCCGCGCTTCCCAAGAAAACGCCGGCCAAACCTTCGGCTCCCAAGAAACCTAAAATCGAGTTACCACAAAAAGATGAACCCAAGGTTCTGGCTAAGACCGAAGTGCAACCACTGGTGGAGCCGCAACCACCCGCTGCGCCGGAACCGCAGCCCGAGACGCGTACGTTCCAACGCGAAGTCGCTGCCGACTTTGCCACCTACGCGCCGCAACTCATCAGCGACGGAAACGACCGCGACGTCTACTTGTCGCACGTGCATGGCATTCTCAACGATGCGTGGGAGACCAAAAACTTCCGCGAAGCGTGTGAGATTGCGGACGGCCATTTCCGTGCTGCTAGAAACATCAACCGACACGCACCTTGGGCGTATTATGCCCATGGTCTGCTGTTGTCAAAAAACAATCGGAGTCGCGAAGCACTCGCCCAATTCGAAATCTCGGCCGAGCAATCGTTGAAGCATCGGATTCCCTTATTCGCGCCATTGCGTGAGGTCATCCGCCATCGAGCTTTGAACGACGAATTCGCCCCAGCTGTGCGTGATTCACTTCACTTGGCTCAAGCCGTGATCAGCTTCGCCGATGCGGATGAATTGGGAGACCAAGCCGCGGCCACCATCGACATGAACGTCGACTTCGTCGGCCGCATCATGGGCTTCATAAAAGGCCCCGCCGAAAACAAAGCTCGCACGACCGTCGACTTGACGGCCTGGGAAGCTGAATTACAAGCGGCGCTGCCGAGCCATTCATGGATCACTTATACCGAAGCCCGGGATGGTGTACTCAAGCAATACACGGAGCAGTTGGCTTTAAAAGAACAAAAGGAGCGAGCATTCAAAGAGCGCGTTCAAGAGGAACGCACCAGCGGTGAAACACGCGCGGTCCAATTCGCGGGAAATGTGCACGGCGAACGTTCACGCGAGCGTTCCCATTCTCGCACGAGCACGTCACTCATGCCGATACCGATTGGACAGGAGCAATCCCCCACCACAACAGGGCAAACCAGCCTGCAACTAAACGGCGTGGGATCAGAGCAATCCACAACGTTGCAACAAACAAACCGCGAAGAACCTAGCGTCTGGACCAACGTCTTAACCAATAGCAAGCGCAAGGTCGACTGGACACGGCAATACGAGTCGACCAAACATCTCGACCAATTGCAGCCACAAATTCGCGAACCGTACGTCTTGCGAACTTACCTTCCAGAGGATTTCGAACTCCGCCGACTCGTCTTTATGAGTGACTTATCGTAAACCCATATTTCAACAAAAAAAGCGACCGGCGAATCACTCGTCGGTCGCTTTTTTAATTTCTTCAACACCGCGTGCTGTTAAAAGAACATGCGGTATTCCGCTCGCAGGATGTCTTGGTACCAGCGTTCGCCGGTCAGGGCGCGGCCGTAGCCGATGTAGATCGAATCGCGTTGCTTCGTTGGATCACATGTGTCTTTGCCAAAACCGATGCGGACGCCGAATTTGCCGTTGACGATGGTGTCGCCGCTGGCATCGACCGGGCCGATGAGGCGTCCCGAGGACGCGTAGTCCGTTTTTTGTCCATCCAACACCGACCAACCGACGAACTCGGCCACCGGGGCGACGCTCAAACTGGAGTTGTCCACGACCGCGTATGCAGCACCAATGCCGTAGCTGAGCACGTTGCCGGCAAAGTCGCGGCCGTTTCGCGGATTGACTCCGCCTTGAATCGGAATCCAATCTTTGAGTTCCGCTTCAATCGTCCAACGATCGGCCGGTTGTGTCAAAAACAACAAGCCTGGTTCAATGCTGGCGTGGCCGGCGGTGAGCCATTTGTCGGGGTCGCCGACGGCGATGTAGTTTTTCAATTGGAACGTCAAAATCGTCGTGTCGGTTTCATACAACGCCCATTTGAAACCGGCGTTGAGGTCGCCGAAGCCGCTGGTGTTGGGGCCGGGACCGGGCACGCCTGAGGGGTTGTTCAAAATGATCGGCGCTTCGATGAACAACGACAGATCATCCATGACAAGTTGTTCGTAATACAGTTTGAAAAACTGAGCATCGATATTGTCGTTGGGTCCCATGTCGCGGGGAGGCGTTTTGCCGCCGAAGACGGTCCAGGTGCTATAAAAATATTCGGCGCGGTCGGCGCGGTTGAAGCCGTAAGCCGAGTCGTAACGGAAGCGAAGTTGCGTCTCCACGATCGCCGGAT from Symmachiella dynata encodes:
- a CDS encoding transporter produces the protein MSSRCLTSLRIWQLTVAVCVCATTGDALLAAGYPQARGQRPGTLAAHFQTRPDSPFAAVQANYQAGGYPCAPQASCAPSAPYTAPETPPQPLSNTAPPAAPQYNFSNAPSGLVPSARTVAANGGYIDPAIVETQLRFRYDSAYGFNRADRAEYFYSTWTVFGGKTPPRDMGPNDNIDAQFFKLYYEQLVMDDLSLFIEAPIILNNPSGVPGPGPNTSGFGDLNAGFKWALYETDTTILTFQLKNYIAVGDPDKWLTAGHASIEPGLLFLTQPADRWTIEAELKDWIPIQGGVNPRNGRDFAGNVLSYGIGAAYAVVDNSSLSVAPVAEFVGWSVLDGQKTDYASSGRLIGPVDASGDTIVNGKFGVRIGFGKDTCDPTKQRDSIYIGYGRALTGERWYQDILRAEYRMFF